A genomic stretch from Coffea arabica cultivar ET-39 chromosome 10c, Coffea Arabica ET-39 HiFi, whole genome shotgun sequence includes:
- the LOC113714500 gene encoding probable E3 ubiquitin-protein ligase ARI1 isoform X3 — MGDYYNGSSDDQYCDRVCDDDGEDSVDGLQDPELETDFSCCSKGPSCDKKRVSSGCTDRGKAWLYSAAGLSVRSSEDLNSSQSSDEVTCQICFEDVHANESTIMDCGHCFCNNCWTEHFIVKINEGQSRRITCMAHECYAICDEENVRNLVSGRDPHVAEKFDRFLLESYIEDNKKVKWCPSVPHCGNAIRVECDEYCEVQCACGVQFCFSCSSEAHSPCSCLMWKLWTKKCQDESETVNWIKVNTKYCPKCYKPVEKNGGCNLVRCVCGQPFCWLCGGATGVSHTWNSIEGHTCGRYKEDELENAERAKKQLWRYSHYYNQFKAHTDSLKLEATLQDRLQQKIVILEAKNLESRDFSWVTDGFNRLFRSRRILSYSYPFAYYMFGDDLFKNAMTQKEREIKQNLFEDQQQQLQANIEKLSMVLEQPFADWEERDVLNTRLQIIALSTVTDNLCKKLYDCIESDLLAPLEEATHSIAPYRSMGVEKASEFP; from the exons ATGGGGGATTATTACAATGGAAGCAGTGACGATCAGTACTGTGATCGAGTTTGTGATGATGACGGAGAAGACTCTGTTGATGGGCTCCAAGACCCAGAACTTGAGACCGACTTTTCTTGTTGCAGCAAAGGTCCCTCCT GTGATAAGAAAAGAGTCTCTTCTGGCTGCACAG ACAGAGGTAAAGCATGGTTATATTCAGCAGCAGGTTTATCAGTTAGGAGCAGCGAGGATCTTAACTCCTCTCAGTCTTCAGACGAAGTAACCTGTCAAATCTGCTTCGAGGATGTCCATGCTAATGAGTCCACGATAATGGATTGTGGCCATTGTTTTTGCAACAACT GTTGGACAGAGCATTTTATTGTGAAGATAAATGAGGGTCAGAGTAGACGGATTACATGCATGGCCCACGAGTGCTATGCAATTTGTGATGAAGAAAATGTTAGAAATCTAGTTAGTGGAAGAGATCCTCATGTTGCAGAAAAGTTTGATCGGTTTCTTTTAGAGTCATATATTGAGGATAATAAGAAAGTAAAATGGTGCCCTAGCGTTCCTCATTGTGGAAATGCAATTCGTGTTGAGTGTGATGAATATTGTGAGGTTCAATGTGCTTGTGGTGTACAGTTCTGTTTCAGCTGCTCATCTGAAGCTCACTCGCCTTGTTCATGCCTGATGTGGAAGCTTTGGACGAAAAAGTGCCAGGATGAATCAGAGACGGTTAATTGGATTAAAGTGAATACAAAGTATTGCCCCAAATGTTATAAACCAGTGGAGAAGAATGGAGGATGCAACCTAGTACGTTGTGTGTGTGGACAACCATTTTG TTGGCTTTGTGGTGGAGCAACTGGCGTAAGTCACACATGGAATAGCATTGAAGGTCATACTTGTGGCCGATATAAAGAAGACGAATTGGAGAATGCTGAGCGTGCGAAAAAGCAACTTTGGCGCTATTCTCACTATTATAATCAGTTCAAAGCCCACACAGACTCTTTGAAGCTTGAAGCTACTTTGCAGGACAGGTTACAACAAAAAATTGTGATCTTGGAAGCAAAGAACCTTGAATCGAGGGATTTTAGCTGGGTGACAGATGGATTCAATAGACTTTTCAGATCAAGGAGGATTCTCTCCTATTCTTATCCTTTTGCATATTACATGTTCGGTGATGACCTATTCAAGAATGCAATGACACAGAAGGAAAGGGAAATAAAACAGAACCTTTTCGAGGACCAGCAGCAGCAGCTTCAGGCTAACATTGAAAAACTTTCAATGGTTTTGGAACAGCCTTTTGCTGATTGGGAAGAAAGGGACGTCCTCAATACCAGACTGCAGATTATTGCTCTCTCCACTGTTACCGATAACCTCTGCAAGAAATT GTACGATTGCATCGAGAGTGATTTATTGGCTCCTCTGGAGGAAGCAACTCACAGTATCGCTCCATATAGGTCTATGGGTGTGGAGAAAGCATCAGAATTTCCTTAA
- the LOC113714500 gene encoding probable E3 ubiquitin-protein ligase ARI1 isoform X5 — MHLAFTDLCDKKRVSSGCTDRGKAWLYSAAGLSVRSSEDLNSSQSSDEVTCQICFEDVHANESTIMDCGHCFCNNCWTEHFIVKINEGQSRRITCMAHECYAICDEENVRNLVSGRDPHVAEKFDRFLLESYIEDNKKVKWCPSVPHCGNAIRVECDEYCEVQCACGVQFCFSCSSEAHSPCSCLMWKLWTKKCQDESETVNWIKVNTKYCPKCYKPVEKNGGCNLVRCVCGQPFCWLCGGATGVSHTWNSIEGHTCGRYKEDELENAERAKKQLWRYSHYYNQFKAHTDSLKLEATLQDRLQQKIVILEAKNLESRDFSWVTDGFNRLFRSRRILSYSYPFAYYMFGDDLFKNAMTQKEREIKQNLFEDQQQQLQANIEKLSMVLEQPFADWEERDVLNTRLQIIALSTVTDNLCKKLYDCIESDLLAPLEEATHSIAPYRSMGVEKASEFP, encoded by the exons ATGCATCTGGCATTCACCGATTTGT GTGATAAGAAAAGAGTCTCTTCTGGCTGCACAG ACAGAGGTAAAGCATGGTTATATTCAGCAGCAGGTTTATCAGTTAGGAGCAGCGAGGATCTTAACTCCTCTCAGTCTTCAGACGAAGTAACCTGTCAAATCTGCTTCGAGGATGTCCATGCTAATGAGTCCACGATAATGGATTGTGGCCATTGTTTTTGCAACAACT GTTGGACAGAGCATTTTATTGTGAAGATAAATGAGGGTCAGAGTAGACGGATTACATGCATGGCCCACGAGTGCTATGCAATTTGTGATGAAGAAAATGTTAGAAATCTAGTTAGTGGAAGAGATCCTCATGTTGCAGAAAAGTTTGATCGGTTTCTTTTAGAGTCATATATTGAGGATAATAAGAAAGTAAAATGGTGCCCTAGCGTTCCTCATTGTGGAAATGCAATTCGTGTTGAGTGTGATGAATATTGTGAGGTTCAATGTGCTTGTGGTGTACAGTTCTGTTTCAGCTGCTCATCTGAAGCTCACTCGCCTTGTTCATGCCTGATGTGGAAGCTTTGGACGAAAAAGTGCCAGGATGAATCAGAGACGGTTAATTGGATTAAAGTGAATACAAAGTATTGCCCCAAATGTTATAAACCAGTGGAGAAGAATGGAGGATGCAACCTAGTACGTTGTGTGTGTGGACAACCATTTTG TTGGCTTTGTGGTGGAGCAACTGGCGTAAGTCACACATGGAATAGCATTGAAGGTCATACTTGTGGCCGATATAAAGAAGACGAATTGGAGAATGCTGAGCGTGCGAAAAAGCAACTTTGGCGCTATTCTCACTATTATAATCAGTTCAAAGCCCACACAGACTCTTTGAAGCTTGAAGCTACTTTGCAGGACAGGTTACAACAAAAAATTGTGATCTTGGAAGCAAAGAACCTTGAATCGAGGGATTTTAGCTGGGTGACAGATGGATTCAATAGACTTTTCAGATCAAGGAGGATTCTCTCCTATTCTTATCCTTTTGCATATTACATGTTCGGTGATGACCTATTCAAGAATGCAATGACACAGAAGGAAAGGGAAATAAAACAGAACCTTTTCGAGGACCAGCAGCAGCAGCTTCAGGCTAACATTGAAAAACTTTCAATGGTTTTGGAACAGCCTTTTGCTGATTGGGAAGAAAGGGACGTCCTCAATACCAGACTGCAGATTATTGCTCTCTCCACTGTTACCGATAACCTCTGCAAGAAATT GTACGATTGCATCGAGAGTGATTTATTGGCTCCTCTGGAGGAAGCAACTCACAGTATCGCTCCATATAGGTCTATGGGTGTGGAGAAAGCATCAGAATTTCCTTAA
- the LOC113714500 gene encoding probable E3 ubiquitin-protein ligase ARI1 isoform X4, with amino-acid sequence MDLLSLKEHHARTLLIYYRWDVDRVFNVFADRGKAWLYSAAGLSVRSSEDLNSSQSSDEVTCQICFEDVHANESTIMDCGHCFCNNCWTEHFIVKINEGQSRRITCMAHECYAICDEENVRNLVSGRDPHVAEKFDRFLLESYIEDNKKVKWCPSVPHCGNAIRVECDEYCEVQCACGVQFCFSCSSEAHSPCSCLMWKLWTKKCQDESETVNWIKVNTKYCPKCYKPVEKNGGCNLVRCVCGQPFCWLCGGATGVSHTWNSIEGHTCGRYKEDELENAERAKKQLWRYSHYYNQFKAHTDSLKLEATLQDRLQQKIVILEAKNLESRDFSWVTDGFNRLFRSRRILSYSYPFAYYMFGDDLFKNAMTQKEREIKQNLFEDQQQQLQANIEKLSMVLEQPFADWEERDVLNTRLQIIALSTVTDNLCKKLYDCIESDLLAPLEEATHSIAPYRSMGVEKASEFP; translated from the exons ATGGATTTGCTGTCCTTAAAGGAGCACCATGCGCGGACCTTACTCATTTATTACCGTTGGGACGTTGACAGAGTTTTTAATGTGTTTGCAGACAGAGGTAAAGCATGGTTATATTCAGCAGCAGGTTTATCAGTTAGGAGCAGCGAGGATCTTAACTCCTCTCAGTCTTCAGACGAAGTAACCTGTCAAATCTGCTTCGAGGATGTCCATGCTAATGAGTCCACGATAATGGATTGTGGCCATTGTTTTTGCAACAACT GTTGGACAGAGCATTTTATTGTGAAGATAAATGAGGGTCAGAGTAGACGGATTACATGCATGGCCCACGAGTGCTATGCAATTTGTGATGAAGAAAATGTTAGAAATCTAGTTAGTGGAAGAGATCCTCATGTTGCAGAAAAGTTTGATCGGTTTCTTTTAGAGTCATATATTGAGGATAATAAGAAAGTAAAATGGTGCCCTAGCGTTCCTCATTGTGGAAATGCAATTCGTGTTGAGTGTGATGAATATTGTGAGGTTCAATGTGCTTGTGGTGTACAGTTCTGTTTCAGCTGCTCATCTGAAGCTCACTCGCCTTGTTCATGCCTGATGTGGAAGCTTTGGACGAAAAAGTGCCAGGATGAATCAGAGACGGTTAATTGGATTAAAGTGAATACAAAGTATTGCCCCAAATGTTATAAACCAGTGGAGAAGAATGGAGGATGCAACCTAGTACGTTGTGTGTGTGGACAACCATTTTG TTGGCTTTGTGGTGGAGCAACTGGCGTAAGTCACACATGGAATAGCATTGAAGGTCATACTTGTGGCCGATATAAAGAAGACGAATTGGAGAATGCTGAGCGTGCGAAAAAGCAACTTTGGCGCTATTCTCACTATTATAATCAGTTCAAAGCCCACACAGACTCTTTGAAGCTTGAAGCTACTTTGCAGGACAGGTTACAACAAAAAATTGTGATCTTGGAAGCAAAGAACCTTGAATCGAGGGATTTTAGCTGGGTGACAGATGGATTCAATAGACTTTTCAGATCAAGGAGGATTCTCTCCTATTCTTATCCTTTTGCATATTACATGTTCGGTGATGACCTATTCAAGAATGCAATGACACAGAAGGAAAGGGAAATAAAACAGAACCTTTTCGAGGACCAGCAGCAGCAGCTTCAGGCTAACATTGAAAAACTTTCAATGGTTTTGGAACAGCCTTTTGCTGATTGGGAAGAAAGGGACGTCCTCAATACCAGACTGCAGATTATTGCTCTCTCCACTGTTACCGATAACCTCTGCAAGAAATT GTACGATTGCATCGAGAGTGATTTATTGGCTCCTCTGGAGGAAGCAACTCACAGTATCGCTCCATATAGGTCTATGGGTGTGGAGAAAGCATCAGAATTTCCTTAA
- the LOC113713323 gene encoding probable hexosyltransferase MUCI70 — protein MFNNSFSITVSDQSSDEHADKKLRARVRRKSKKFGFRGKTEFTRQVVRQVLKWWPFLLFLSAAALLIFEVSRIYGKSTSPPPPQTAQAQKKPDHPHFEKKEQGNLNRLDPTTRVVGGVRERCLKLLAPEELERLVFPQQRVSNIPIKKVVYITETDKTYGEGNFTKSQHGLDGTRFNLFTGYQTLDQRDQSFKVNKTATVHCGFYSEKGGFKISEEDELYMHECEVVVSTCAFGGGDDLYQPIGMSEQSLHKVCYVAFWDEITLAAQEAQGQKVGENHFIGKWRIIVVKDLPFRDQRLNGKIPKMLAHRLFPNSRYSIWVDSKSQFRRDPLGVLEALLWRSKSVLAISEHGARSSVYDEAKAVVKKNKATPEEVEVQLTQYRKDALPEDKRFNGKKALAEASIIVREHTTTTNLFMCLWFNEVVRFTSRDQLSFPYVLWRFKALKDINLFPVCTRKDLVNSMGHVRKAKLLTS, from the exons ATGTTCAACAACAGCTTCTCGATCACCGTTTCCGACCAGTCTTCCGATGAGCACGCCGACAAAAAATTACGGGCTCGTGTCCGGAGGAagtccaagaaatttgggtttcGAGGCAAGACTGAATTCACTCGCCAAGTTGTGAGGCAGGTTCTCAAGTGGTGGCCTTTCCTGCTCTTCCTTTCTGCTGCAGCATTGCTCATTTTTGAAGTCTCCCGAATCTATGGAAAATCAACAAGTCCACCACCGCCTCAAACCGCCCAGGCCCAGAAGAAGCCGGACCACCCTCATTTTGAGAAGAAAGAGCAAGGGAACTTGAATCGTCTCGATCCCACCACCCGAGTCGTCGGTGGCGTTAGAGAAC GTTGTCTGAAGCTTCTGGCTCCTGAAGAACTTGAACGTTTGGTTTTTCCGCAACAAAGAGTATCTAATATTCCCATTAAAAAAGTGGTATACATCACAGAGACTGATAAAACTTATGGAGAAGGGAACTTCACAAAGTCTCAGCATGGTCTGGACGGCACAAGATTTAATTTATTCACTGGATACCAAACTCTGGACCAGAGAGATCAAAGCTTTAAG GTGAACAAAACAGCAACAGTCCATTGTGGTTTCTACAGTGAGAAAGGGGGGTTTAAGATTTCTGAGGAAGATGAATTGTATATGCACGAGTGTGAAGTAGTGGTGTCTACCTGTGCATTTGGTGGCGGAGATGATCTATACCAACCAATAGGGATGTCAGAGCAGTCACTTCATAAG GTTTGTTATGTGGCTTTTTGGGATGAAATTACTCTTGCTGCACAAGAAGCTCAGGGTCAGAAAGTTGGTGAAAACCATTTTATTGGGAAGTGGCGGATTATAGTAGTTAAGGATCTACCTTTTCGAGACCAAAGGTTAAATGGCAAAATTCCCAAG ATGCTAGCCCATCGTCTCTTTCCAAACTCAAGATACTCAATTTGGGTGGATTCCAAGTCCCAGTTTAGGAGGGACCCTCTGGGAGTACTGGAAGCCCTTCTTTGGCGATCAAAGTCTGTACTTGCAATTTCAGAACATGGAGCACGCAGTAGTGTGTATGATGAGGCAAAGGCTGTTGTCAAGAAAAACAAAGCAACACCTGAAGAGGTTGAAGTACAATTAACTCAGTATCGCAAGGATGCACTACCAGAGGACAAGAGGTTCAATGGAAAGAAAG CTCTAGCTGAGGCTTCCATCATTGTGAGGGAGCACACGACAACAACTAACCTCTTCATGTGTCTCTGGTTTAATGAGGTGGTTCGCTTCACTTCCCGTGATCAGCTAAGCTTTCCATATGTTCTCTGGCGGTTCAAAGcattaaaggacattaatttgttCCCTGTATGCACTCGCAAAGATCTTGTTAATAGCATGGGCCATGTACGCAAGGCCAAGCTTTTGACAAGTTAA
- the LOC113714500 gene encoding probable E3 ubiquitin-protein ligase ARI1 isoform X1 produces MGDYYNGSSDDQYCDRVCDDDGEDSVDGLQDPELETDFSCCSKGPSCMVIRKESLLAAQKEYLQRVMDLLSLKEHHARTLLIYYRWDVDRVFNVFADRGKAWLYSAAGLSVRSSEDLNSSQSSDEVTCQICFEDVHANESTIMDCGHCFCNNCWTEHFIVKINEGQSRRITCMAHECYAICDEENVRNLVSGRDPHVAEKFDRFLLESYIEDNKKVKWCPSVPHCGNAIRVECDEYCEVQCACGVQFCFSCSSEAHSPCSCLMWKLWTKKCQDESETVNWIKVNTKYCPKCYKPVEKNGGCNLVRCVCGQPFCWLCGGATGVSHTWNSIEGHTCGRYKEDELENAERAKKQLWRYSHYYNQFKAHTDSLKLEATLQDRLQQKIVILEAKNLESRDFSWVTDGFNRLFRSRRILSYSYPFAYYMFGDDLFKNAMTQKEREIKQNLFEDQQQQLQANIEKLSMVLEQPFADWEERDVLNTRLQIIALSTVTDNLCKKLYDCIESDLLAPLEEATHSIAPYRSMGVEKASEFP; encoded by the exons ATGGGGGATTATTACAATGGAAGCAGTGACGATCAGTACTGTGATCGAGTTTGTGATGATGACGGAGAAGACTCTGTTGATGGGCTCCAAGACCCAGAACTTGAGACCGACTTTTCTTGTTGCAGCAAAGGTCCCTCCTGTATG GTGATAAGAAAAGAGTCTCTTCTGGCTGCACAG AAAGAATACTTGCAAAGAGTAATGGATTTGCTGTCCTTAAAGGAGCACCATGCGCGGACCTTACTCATTTATTACCGTTGGGACGTTGACAGAGTTTTTAATGTGTTTGCAGACAGAGGTAAAGCATGGTTATATTCAGCAGCAGGTTTATCAGTTAGGAGCAGCGAGGATCTTAACTCCTCTCAGTCTTCAGACGAAGTAACCTGTCAAATCTGCTTCGAGGATGTCCATGCTAATGAGTCCACGATAATGGATTGTGGCCATTGTTTTTGCAACAACT GTTGGACAGAGCATTTTATTGTGAAGATAAATGAGGGTCAGAGTAGACGGATTACATGCATGGCCCACGAGTGCTATGCAATTTGTGATGAAGAAAATGTTAGAAATCTAGTTAGTGGAAGAGATCCTCATGTTGCAGAAAAGTTTGATCGGTTTCTTTTAGAGTCATATATTGAGGATAATAAGAAAGTAAAATGGTGCCCTAGCGTTCCTCATTGTGGAAATGCAATTCGTGTTGAGTGTGATGAATATTGTGAGGTTCAATGTGCTTGTGGTGTACAGTTCTGTTTCAGCTGCTCATCTGAAGCTCACTCGCCTTGTTCATGCCTGATGTGGAAGCTTTGGACGAAAAAGTGCCAGGATGAATCAGAGACGGTTAATTGGATTAAAGTGAATACAAAGTATTGCCCCAAATGTTATAAACCAGTGGAGAAGAATGGAGGATGCAACCTAGTACGTTGTGTGTGTGGACAACCATTTTG TTGGCTTTGTGGTGGAGCAACTGGCGTAAGTCACACATGGAATAGCATTGAAGGTCATACTTGTGGCCGATATAAAGAAGACGAATTGGAGAATGCTGAGCGTGCGAAAAAGCAACTTTGGCGCTATTCTCACTATTATAATCAGTTCAAAGCCCACACAGACTCTTTGAAGCTTGAAGCTACTTTGCAGGACAGGTTACAACAAAAAATTGTGATCTTGGAAGCAAAGAACCTTGAATCGAGGGATTTTAGCTGGGTGACAGATGGATTCAATAGACTTTTCAGATCAAGGAGGATTCTCTCCTATTCTTATCCTTTTGCATATTACATGTTCGGTGATGACCTATTCAAGAATGCAATGACACAGAAGGAAAGGGAAATAAAACAGAACCTTTTCGAGGACCAGCAGCAGCAGCTTCAGGCTAACATTGAAAAACTTTCAATGGTTTTGGAACAGCCTTTTGCTGATTGGGAAGAAAGGGACGTCCTCAATACCAGACTGCAGATTATTGCTCTCTCCACTGTTACCGATAACCTCTGCAAGAAATT GTACGATTGCATCGAGAGTGATTTATTGGCTCCTCTGGAGGAAGCAACTCACAGTATCGCTCCATATAGGTCTATGGGTGTGGAGAAAGCATCAGAATTTCCTTAA
- the LOC113713324 gene encoding dirigent protein 6-like has protein sequence MLPRVIFCIAVSLAVIAVALLALLSPLPHRKPAKDSRPWLALSLYIQQPKIGGSNLHSVAPSDAGALVFHRTLTEGPENTSRVVGKAQGFIIPIDHFAHSPFNIIYLTFNSHKHSGSLSIQAKELANKENKELMVVGGTGSFAFARGLAIFAQTDKQGSSHSDATYHVKLHLKFPNRSQIIPG, from the coding sequence ATGCTTCCAAGGGTCATATTCTGTATTGCGGTTTCTTTAGCTGTAATAGCAGTAGCACTCCTGGCATTGCTCTCTCCCTTACCGCATAGAAAGCCGGCCAAGGACTCCAGGCCCTGGTTGGCCTTATCTCTGTACATTCAACAGCCCAAAATCGGTGGCTCAAATTTGCACTCAGTGGCCCCGTCAGATGCCGGAGCCCTGGTCTTTCATCGCACCCTCACAGAGGGACCTGAGAACACTTCCAGGGTGGTTGGAAAAGCTCAAGGCTTCATAATTCCCATTGATCATTTCGCCCATTCACCGTTCAACATTATTTACCTCACGTTCAACTCCCACAAGCACTCTGGCAGCCTTAGTATTCAGGCCAAGGAGTTAGCCAACAAGGAGAACAAGGAGCTGATGGTTGTTGGTGGAACAGgctcttttgcttttgctcgAGGCCTCGCCATTTTTGCACAAACAGATAAGCAGGGATCATCTCATTCAGACGCAACTTATCATGTAAAACTGCACTTGAAATTCCCTAATCGGTCCCAGATCATACCTGGATGA
- the LOC113714500 gene encoding probable E3 ubiquitin-protein ligase ARI1 isoform X2, whose protein sequence is MEAVTISTVIEFVMMTEKTLLMGSKTQNLRPTFLVAAKVPPVIRKESLLAAQKEYLQRVMDLLSLKEHHARTLLIYYRWDVDRVFNVFADRGKAWLYSAAGLSVRSSEDLNSSQSSDEVTCQICFEDVHANESTIMDCGHCFCNNCWTEHFIVKINEGQSRRITCMAHECYAICDEENVRNLVSGRDPHVAEKFDRFLLESYIEDNKKVKWCPSVPHCGNAIRVECDEYCEVQCACGVQFCFSCSSEAHSPCSCLMWKLWTKKCQDESETVNWIKVNTKYCPKCYKPVEKNGGCNLVRCVCGQPFCWLCGGATGVSHTWNSIEGHTCGRYKEDELENAERAKKQLWRYSHYYNQFKAHTDSLKLEATLQDRLQQKIVILEAKNLESRDFSWVTDGFNRLFRSRRILSYSYPFAYYMFGDDLFKNAMTQKEREIKQNLFEDQQQQLQANIEKLSMVLEQPFADWEERDVLNTRLQIIALSTVTDNLCKKLYDCIESDLLAPLEEATHSIAPYRSMGVEKASEFP, encoded by the exons ATGGAAGCAGTGACGATCAGTACTGTGATCGAGTTTGTGATGATGACGGAGAAGACTCTGTTGATGGGCTCCAAGACCCAGAACTTGAGACCGACTTTTCTTGTTGCAGCAAAGGTCCCTCCT GTGATAAGAAAAGAGTCTCTTCTGGCTGCACAG AAAGAATACTTGCAAAGAGTAATGGATTTGCTGTCCTTAAAGGAGCACCATGCGCGGACCTTACTCATTTATTACCGTTGGGACGTTGACAGAGTTTTTAATGTGTTTGCAGACAGAGGTAAAGCATGGTTATATTCAGCAGCAGGTTTATCAGTTAGGAGCAGCGAGGATCTTAACTCCTCTCAGTCTTCAGACGAAGTAACCTGTCAAATCTGCTTCGAGGATGTCCATGCTAATGAGTCCACGATAATGGATTGTGGCCATTGTTTTTGCAACAACT GTTGGACAGAGCATTTTATTGTGAAGATAAATGAGGGTCAGAGTAGACGGATTACATGCATGGCCCACGAGTGCTATGCAATTTGTGATGAAGAAAATGTTAGAAATCTAGTTAGTGGAAGAGATCCTCATGTTGCAGAAAAGTTTGATCGGTTTCTTTTAGAGTCATATATTGAGGATAATAAGAAAGTAAAATGGTGCCCTAGCGTTCCTCATTGTGGAAATGCAATTCGTGTTGAGTGTGATGAATATTGTGAGGTTCAATGTGCTTGTGGTGTACAGTTCTGTTTCAGCTGCTCATCTGAAGCTCACTCGCCTTGTTCATGCCTGATGTGGAAGCTTTGGACGAAAAAGTGCCAGGATGAATCAGAGACGGTTAATTGGATTAAAGTGAATACAAAGTATTGCCCCAAATGTTATAAACCAGTGGAGAAGAATGGAGGATGCAACCTAGTACGTTGTGTGTGTGGACAACCATTTTG TTGGCTTTGTGGTGGAGCAACTGGCGTAAGTCACACATGGAATAGCATTGAAGGTCATACTTGTGGCCGATATAAAGAAGACGAATTGGAGAATGCTGAGCGTGCGAAAAAGCAACTTTGGCGCTATTCTCACTATTATAATCAGTTCAAAGCCCACACAGACTCTTTGAAGCTTGAAGCTACTTTGCAGGACAGGTTACAACAAAAAATTGTGATCTTGGAAGCAAAGAACCTTGAATCGAGGGATTTTAGCTGGGTGACAGATGGATTCAATAGACTTTTCAGATCAAGGAGGATTCTCTCCTATTCTTATCCTTTTGCATATTACATGTTCGGTGATGACCTATTCAAGAATGCAATGACACAGAAGGAAAGGGAAATAAAACAGAACCTTTTCGAGGACCAGCAGCAGCAGCTTCAGGCTAACATTGAAAAACTTTCAATGGTTTTGGAACAGCCTTTTGCTGATTGGGAAGAAAGGGACGTCCTCAATACCAGACTGCAGATTATTGCTCTCTCCACTGTTACCGATAACCTCTGCAAGAAATT GTACGATTGCATCGAGAGTGATTTATTGGCTCCTCTGGAGGAAGCAACTCACAGTATCGCTCCATATAGGTCTATGGGTGTGGAGAAAGCATCAGAATTTCCTTAA